The Formosa sp. Hel1_33_131 genome window below encodes:
- a CDS encoding methyltransferase: protein MITINDINKPTPITSSKAQLELFNRSSDVKGTIRSLESGRPVLITAFYSNGLTLLKELQTHLKRKFSGTSFKEQRAYRDAYRKLSKLILIEIADHKLVVKKAPSIGWLETFYPEASEFLLPFPKVQGLNSAWQWYQNGITVPVLRNKIHPYYGTYFPTRFDHLILFDNWLKRYEGPKKSAIDVGIGSGVLSFQMVKHGFQKVFGTDTNPNAIVGLKEFMGDTKLSRKVELDFGSLFGKWEKPSELIVFNPPWLPAAHNLDKNDEAIYYNETLFPKFFEAAKQRLSSDGKLVVIFSNLAQITKATTDHPIEKELASGGRFQLEKCLKRPVKVASDKTKRDQHWRASEEVELWVLRHL, encoded by the coding sequence ATAAATAAGCCAACTCCCATTACGAGTTCAAAAGCACAATTAGAGTTGTTCAATCGCTCTTCAGATGTGAAAGGGACGATTCGATCTTTAGAATCGGGAAGGCCCGTATTGATTACCGCCTTTTACAGCAATGGACTGACACTTTTGAAGGAGTTGCAAACCCATCTAAAACGAAAATTCTCAGGAACTTCTTTTAAAGAACAACGTGCTTATAGAGATGCATATCGAAAATTGTCCAAGCTTATTTTAATCGAAATTGCAGATCATAAATTGGTCGTTAAAAAAGCACCTTCTATTGGTTGGCTAGAAACATTTTATCCAGAAGCCAGTGAATTCTTGTTGCCTTTCCCTAAAGTTCAAGGATTGAACAGTGCGTGGCAGTGGTACCAAAACGGGATTACGGTTCCCGTATTGCGAAATAAAATACATCCCTATTACGGGACGTATTTCCCAACCCGTTTTGACCATTTGATTCTTTTTGACAATTGGCTAAAACGGTACGAAGGTCCTAAAAAATCCGCCATCGATGTAGGAATTGGAAGTGGTGTTTTGTCCTTTCAGATGGTGAAACACGGCTTCCAAAAAGTATTTGGAACCGACACCAATCCCAATGCGATTGTAGGGCTCAAAGAATTTATGGGCGACACAAAGCTGTCTCGTAAAGTAGAACTCGATTTTGGATCTCTTTTTGGAAAATGGGAAAAACCCAGCGAGTTGATTGTTTTTAATCCTCCTTGGTTGCCAGCAGCTCATAACTTAGATAAAAATGACGAAGCCATTTATTACAACGAAACGCTTTTTCCTAAGTTTTTTGAGGCGGCCAAACAACGCCTCTCTTCAGATGGAAAATTGGTTGTGATATTTTCTAATTTAGCGCAAATTACAAAGGCTACAACCGATCATCCTATTGAAAAAGAACTTGCCAGTGGTGGTAGATTTCAATTGGAAAAATGTCTTAAAAGACCTGTTAAAGTTGCTTCCGACAAAACCAAACGCGACCAACATTGGCGTGCGTCCGAAGAAGTAGAGCTGTGGGTGTTGAGGCATTTGTAG